In Piliocolobus tephrosceles isolate RC106 chromosome 10, ASM277652v3, whole genome shotgun sequence, a single window of DNA contains:
- the LUM gene encoding lumican isoform X2, whose product MSLSAFTLFLALIGGTSGQYYDYDFPLSIYGQSSPNCAPECNCPESYPSAMYCDELKLKSVPMVPPGIKYLYLRNNQIDHIDEKAFENVTDLQWLILDHNLLENSKIKGRVFSKLKQLKKLHINYNNLTESVGPLPKSLEDLQLTHNKITKLGSFEGLVNLTFIHLQHNRLKEDAVSAALKGLKSLEYLDLSFNQIAKLPSGLPVSLLTLYLDNNKISNIPDEYFKRFNALQYLRLSHNELADSGIPGNSFNVSSLVELDLSYNKLKNIPTVNENLENYYLEVNQLESKV is encoded by the exons ATGAGTCTAAGTGCATTTACTCTCTTCCTGGCATTGATTGGTGGTACCAGTGGCCAGTACTATGATTATGATTTTCCCCTATCAATTTATGGGCAATCGTCACCCAACTGTGCACCAGAATGTAACTGCCCTGAAAGCTACCCAAGTGCCATGTACTGTGATGAGTTGAAATTGAAAAGTGTACCAATGGTGCCTCCTGGAATCAAGTATCTTTACCTTAGGAATAACCAGATTGACCATATTGATGAAAAGGCCTTTGAGAATGTAACTGATCTGCAGTGGCTCATTCTAGATCACAACCTTCTAGAAAACTCCAAGATAAAAGGGAGAGTTTTCTCTAAATTGAAACAACTGAAGAAGCTGCATATAAACTACAACAACCTGACAGAGTCTGTGGGCCCACTTCCCAAATCTCTGGAGGATCTGCAACTTACTCATAACAAGATCACAAAGCTGGGCTCTTTTGAAGGACTGGTAAACCTGACCTTCATCCATCTCCAACACAATCGGCTGAAAGAGGATGCTGTTTCAGCTGCTCTAAAAGGTCTTAAATCACTCGAATACCTTGACTTGAGCTTCAATCAGATAGCCAAACTGCCTTCTGGTCTCCCTGTCTCTCTTCTAACTCTCTACTTAGACAACAATAAGATCAGCAACATCCCTGATGAGTATTTCAAGCGTTTTAATGCATTGCAGTATCTGCGTTTGTCTCACAATGAACTGGCTGATAGTGGAATACCTGGAAATTCTTTCAATGTATCATCCCTGGTGGAGCTGGATCTGTCCTATAACAAGCTTAAAAACATACCAACTGTCAATGAAAACCTTGAGAACTATTACCTGGAGGTCAATCAACTTGAGAGTAA agtttga
- the LUM gene encoding lumican isoform X3 — MSLSAFTLFLALIGGTSGQYYDYDFPLSIYGQSSPNCAPECNCPESYPSAMYCDELKLKSVPMVPPGIKYLYLRNNQIDHIDEKAFENVTDLQWLILDHNLLENSKIKGRVFSKLKQLKKLHINYNNLTESVGPLPKSLEDLQLTHNKITKLGSFEGLVNLTFIHLQHNRLKEDAVSAALKGLKSLEYLDLSFNQIAKLPSGLPVSLLTLYLDNNKISNIPDEYFKRFNALQYLRLSHNELADSGIPGNSFNVSSLVELDLSYNKLKNIPTVNENLENYYLEVNQLESK; from the coding sequence ATGAGTCTAAGTGCATTTACTCTCTTCCTGGCATTGATTGGTGGTACCAGTGGCCAGTACTATGATTATGATTTTCCCCTATCAATTTATGGGCAATCGTCACCCAACTGTGCACCAGAATGTAACTGCCCTGAAAGCTACCCAAGTGCCATGTACTGTGATGAGTTGAAATTGAAAAGTGTACCAATGGTGCCTCCTGGAATCAAGTATCTTTACCTTAGGAATAACCAGATTGACCATATTGATGAAAAGGCCTTTGAGAATGTAACTGATCTGCAGTGGCTCATTCTAGATCACAACCTTCTAGAAAACTCCAAGATAAAAGGGAGAGTTTTCTCTAAATTGAAACAACTGAAGAAGCTGCATATAAACTACAACAACCTGACAGAGTCTGTGGGCCCACTTCCCAAATCTCTGGAGGATCTGCAACTTACTCATAACAAGATCACAAAGCTGGGCTCTTTTGAAGGACTGGTAAACCTGACCTTCATCCATCTCCAACACAATCGGCTGAAAGAGGATGCTGTTTCAGCTGCTCTAAAAGGTCTTAAATCACTCGAATACCTTGACTTGAGCTTCAATCAGATAGCCAAACTGCCTTCTGGTCTCCCTGTCTCTCTTCTAACTCTCTACTTAGACAACAATAAGATCAGCAACATCCCTGATGAGTATTTCAAGCGTTTTAATGCATTGCAGTATCTGCGTTTGTCTCACAATGAACTGGCTGATAGTGGAATACCTGGAAATTCTTTCAATGTATCATCCCTGGTGGAGCTGGATCTGTCCTATAACAAGCTTAAAAACATACCAACTGTCAATGAAAACCTTGAGAACTATTACCTGGAGGTCAATCAACTTGAGAGTAAGTAA
- the LUM gene encoding lumican isoform X1, giving the protein MSLSAFTLFLALIGGTSGQYYDYDFPLSIYGQSSPNCAPECNCPESYPSAMYCDELKLKSVPMVPPGIKYLYLRNNQIDHIDEKAFENVTDLQWLILDHNLLENSKIKGRVFSKLKQLKKLHINYNNLTESVGPLPKSLEDLQLTHNKITKLGSFEGLVNLTFIHLQHNRLKEDAVSAALKGLKSLEYLDLSFNQIAKLPSGLPVSLLTLYLDNNKISNIPDEYFKRFNALQYLRLSHNELADSGIPGNSFNVSSLVELDLSYNKLKNIPTVNENLENYYLEVNQLEKFDVKSFCKILGPLSYSKIKHLRLDGNRISETSLPPDMYECLRVANEITLN; this is encoded by the exons ATGAGTCTAAGTGCATTTACTCTCTTCCTGGCATTGATTGGTGGTACCAGTGGCCAGTACTATGATTATGATTTTCCCCTATCAATTTATGGGCAATCGTCACCCAACTGTGCACCAGAATGTAACTGCCCTGAAAGCTACCCAAGTGCCATGTACTGTGATGAGTTGAAATTGAAAAGTGTACCAATGGTGCCTCCTGGAATCAAGTATCTTTACCTTAGGAATAACCAGATTGACCATATTGATGAAAAGGCCTTTGAGAATGTAACTGATCTGCAGTGGCTCATTCTAGATCACAACCTTCTAGAAAACTCCAAGATAAAAGGGAGAGTTTTCTCTAAATTGAAACAACTGAAGAAGCTGCATATAAACTACAACAACCTGACAGAGTCTGTGGGCCCACTTCCCAAATCTCTGGAGGATCTGCAACTTACTCATAACAAGATCACAAAGCTGGGCTCTTTTGAAGGACTGGTAAACCTGACCTTCATCCATCTCCAACACAATCGGCTGAAAGAGGATGCTGTTTCAGCTGCTCTAAAAGGTCTTAAATCACTCGAATACCTTGACTTGAGCTTCAATCAGATAGCCAAACTGCCTTCTGGTCTCCCTGTCTCTCTTCTAACTCTCTACTTAGACAACAATAAGATCAGCAACATCCCTGATGAGTATTTCAAGCGTTTTAATGCATTGCAGTATCTGCGTTTGTCTCACAATGAACTGGCTGATAGTGGAATACCTGGAAATTCTTTCAATGTATCATCCCTGGTGGAGCTGGATCTGTCCTATAACAAGCTTAAAAACATACCAACTGTCAATGAAAACCTTGAGAACTATTACCTGGAGGTCAATCAACTTGAGA agtttgatgtaaagagcttctgcaagaTCCTGGGGCCATTATCCTACTCTAAGATCAAGCATTTGCGTTTGGATGGTAATCGCATCTCAGAAACCAGCCTTCCACCGGATATGTATGAATGTCTACGTGTTGCAAATGAAATCACTCTTAATTAA